A stretch of the Hydra vulgaris chromosome 09, alternate assembly HydraT2T_AEP genome encodes the following:
- the LOC124811451 gene encoding ubiA prenyltransferase domain-containing protein 1 isoform X2, protein MSINSRYKIASNYLFATRPWSLSASVTPALLGNLIAKTEFNNFNWSIFIISLLCVVFVHCGGNLVNTYYDYQNNVDNSLSDDLTLVKKYIEPDSLFWFFIVLYGFGSFFFIIILKLSNCETSHLFILFISGFICSFFYTGSFGLKYHAFGEVVIALAFGPISVLFPFIAQTGIASFFPVLYVIPLVINTEAILHGNNSRDAEDDKKSGIVTVSILIGEKYSYWLYTLLLFLPYFFVFTLVAMKSFFFSITFVTLPFALKLESCFCQNLKYIPQQTAMLNLNFGFFYLCAFVLDFLFLI, encoded by the coding sequence atgtcAATTAACTCAAGATATAAAATTgcttcaaattatttatttgcaacAAGACCATGGTCTCTTTCAGCTTCTGTTACACCAGCATTATTGGGTAATTTAATAGCAAAAACAGAATTTAACAACTTCAATTGgtcaatatttataattagtttactTTGTGTTGTATTTGTTCACTGCGGTGGAAATCTTGTTAACACATACTATGATTATCAAAATAATGTGGATAATTCATTATCTGATGATCTTACTCTTGTGAAGAAATACATAGAGCCAGAtagtttgttttggtttttcatTGTTTTGTATGGTTTTggatcttttttctttattataatattgaaacTCTCGAATTGTGAAACATCACACTTATTTATACTCTTTATTAGTGGatttatttgttcatttttttacacTGGAAGTTTTGGCCTTAAGTATCATGCTTTTGGCGAAGTTGTTATTGCTCTGGCATTTGGCCCAATAAGTGTTTTGTTTCCATTTATTGCTCAAACAGGAATTGCAAGTTTTTTTCCTGTATTATATGTTATTCCTTTAGTCATAAATACAGAAGCAATACTACATGGCAATAATTCACGAGATGCTGAAGATGATAAAAAATCCGGGATTGTTACCGTTTCGATTCTTATCGGTGAAAAGTATTCATATTGGCTTTATACACTGCTACTGTTTTTgccatatttttttgtctttactctAGTTGCAatgaaatccttttttttttctattacttttgTAACACTTCCATTTGCTCTTAaactagaaagttgtttttgtcaaaatttaaaatatattcctCAGCAAACTGCCATGTTGAACCTaaactttggttttttttacttatgtgcgtttgttttagattttttatttttaatataa
- the LOC105845197 gene encoding dnaJ homolog subfamily C member 24 isoform X2 — translation MVGNLNGKYKHYCMFKKLMENLYELLNLSEEASVEEIKKHCQQLLLQTHPDKNKDSVDTTLFIKVQKAREILLDPHCRANYNKTLKENRLQNSQKILFDKVYDDDLNFNEVTGEFFLDCRCGGLYTVLESDIYGIIDIPCTNCTLFLRVTKQSTHTGLVKY, via the exons atggTT GGTAATTTAAATGgcaaatataaacattattgtatgtttaaaaaattgatggAAAATTTGTATGAACTTTTGAATCTTTCTGAGGAAGCTTCTGTTGAGGAAATAAAGAAACATTGTCAGCAACTTTTAttgcag acTCAccctgataaaaataaagattctgTTGACAcaactctttttataaaagttcaaaaagcaAGAGAAATATTATTGGATCCTCATTGTAGGGCGAACTACAATAAAACACTAAAAG aaaatcgGTTGCAAAATTCtcaaaagattttgtttgaCAAAGTTTATGATGATGACTTGAATTTTAATGAAG tAACTGGAGAATTTTTTCTTGATTGTCGATGTGGTGGTTTGTATACTGTACTTGAATCAGATATATACGGTATTATTGATATTCCTTGTACCAACTGTACACTTTTTTTGAGAGTTACAAAGCAAAGCACTCATACAGGTTTGGTAAAATATTAG